From Ascaphus truei isolate aAscTru1 chromosome 20, aAscTru1.hap1, whole genome shotgun sequence, one genomic window encodes:
- the LOC142471437 gene encoding uncharacterized protein LOC142471437: protein MTVKPSPQRPESPAPRVPSAQSPQRPESPAPRVPSAQSPQRPESQHPESPAPRVPSAQSPQRPESPARRVPSTQSPSTQSPQHPESPAPRVPSAQSPQRPESPARRVPSTQSPQRPESPAPRVPRVPGAQSPQSPRRPESPAPRVPSAQSPQRPESPAPRVPSTQSPSTQSPQSPQRPQRPESPAPRVPSAQSPQHPESSAPRVPSTQSPLHPESPAPRVPSTQSPQHPESPAPRVPSTQSPQRPESPAPRVPITQLPESPAPRVPSTQRPESPAPRVPRAPSTCPTGERIRE, encoded by the exons ATGACGGTTAAGCCA AGTCCCCAGCGCCCAGAGTCCCCAGCGCCCAGAGTCCCCAGCGCGCAGAGTCCCCAGCGCCCAGAGTCCCCAGCGCCCAGAGTCCCCAGCGCCCAGAGTCCCCAGCGCCCAGAGTCCCAGCACCCAGAGTCCCCAGCGCCCAGAGTCCCCAGCGCCCAGAGTCCCCAGCGCCCAGAGTCCCCAGCGCGCAGAGTCCCCAGCACCCAGAGTCCCAGCACCCAGAGTCCCCAGCACCCAGAGTCCCCAGCGCCCAGAGTCCCCAGCGCCCAGAGTCCCCAGCGCCCAGAGTCCCCAGCGCGCAGAGTCCCCAGCACCCAGAGTCCCCAGCGCCCAGAGTCCCCAGCGCCCAGAGTCCCCAGAGTCCCCGGCGCCCAGAGTCCCCAGAGTCCCCGGCGCCCAGAGTCCCCAGCGCCCAGAGTCCCCAGCGCCCAGAGTCCCCAGCGCCCAGAGTCCCCAGCACCCAGAGTCCCCAGCACCCAGAGTCCCAGCACCCAGAGTCCCCAGAGTCCCCAGCGCCCCCAGCGCCCAGAGTCCCCAGCACCCAGAGTCCCCAGCGCCCAgagtccccagcaccccgagTCCTCAGCGCCCAGAGTCCCCAGCACCCAGAGTCCCCTGCACCCAGAGTCCCCAGCGCCCAGAGTCCCCAGCACCCAGAGTCCCCAGCACCCAGAGTCCCCGGCGCCCAGAGTCCCCAGCACCCAGAGTCCCCAGCGCCCAgagtccccagcaccccgagTCCCCATCACCCAGCTTCCAGAGTCCCCGGCGCCTAGAGTCCCCAGCACCCAGCGCCCAGAGTCCCCAGCGCCCAGAGTCCCCAGAGCACCCAGCACGTGTCCCACAGGAGAGCGGATCAGGGAGTGA